In one window of Jatrophihabitans endophyticus DNA:
- a CDS encoding ABC transporter permease, with protein sequence MLVFVIRRVLISIPVLIASTILTFVLVKISGDPLQYLKLRNPRPPQSQIDGEAHRLYLDRSWPEQYWHWISNLVFHGNFGEQVRGTENIRTLVFSALWVTLRLVIVAVIIALILAVITGVLSAVKQYSILDYSVTTIGFLFLSMPTVFFAALLKQGGINVNRSTGSTFFQTIGERSIPITDDSVWGSFKDIVSHAILPVVVLGLVSYAAWSRFTRASMLEVLNSDYVRLARSKGLSPRRVLVRHALRTALVPLTTVTALDIAALLGGAIVTERVFQWNGMGNLFLRALQGTDFNVMLAWLLVSAVIVILFNLIADLLYGVLDPRIRNA encoded by the coding sequence GTGCTCGTCTTCGTGATCCGAAGAGTGCTGATCTCGATCCCGGTGCTGATCGCATCGACGATCCTCACGTTCGTCCTGGTCAAGATCTCGGGCGATCCGCTGCAGTACCTGAAGCTGCGCAACCCGCGCCCGCCGCAGTCGCAGATCGACGGCGAGGCGCACCGGCTCTACCTCGACCGGTCCTGGCCCGAGCAGTACTGGCACTGGATCTCGAACCTGGTCTTCCACGGCAACTTCGGCGAGCAGGTCCGCGGCACCGAGAACATCCGCACGCTGGTCTTCTCGGCGCTGTGGGTGACGCTGCGGCTCGTCATCGTCGCCGTGATCATCGCGCTCATCCTCGCCGTCATCACCGGTGTGCTCAGCGCGGTCAAGCAGTACAGCATCCTGGACTACTCGGTCACCACGATCGGCTTCCTCTTCCTCTCGATGCCCACGGTGTTCTTCGCCGCGCTCCTCAAGCAGGGCGGCATCAACGTCAACCGCTCGACGGGATCGACCTTCTTCCAGACGATCGGCGAGCGCTCGATCCCCATCACCGACGACTCGGTCTGGGGCTCGTTCAAGGACATCGTCAGCCACGCGATACTCCCCGTCGTCGTGCTCGGGCTCGTGAGCTACGCGGCGTGGAGCCGGTTCACCCGCGCGTCGATGCTCGAGGTGCTCAACAGCGACTACGTGCGGCTGGCCCGCTCGAAGGGCCTGTCACCACGGCGGGTGCTCGTCCGGCATGCGTTGCGCACGGCGCTCGTCCCCCTCACCACCGTGACGGCGCTCGACATCGCCGCCCTGCTCGGCGGCGCGATCGTGACCGAGCGGGTCTTCCAGTGGAACGGCATGGGCAACCTGTTCCTGCGGGCCCTGCAGGGAACGGACTTCAACGTCATGCTGGCGTGGCTCCTGGTCAGCGCGGTCATCGTCATCCTGTTCAACCTCATCGCCGACCTGCTCTACGGCGTGCTCGACCCGAGGATCCGCAATGCCTGA
- a CDS encoding ABC transporter family substrate-binding protein, with amino-acid sequence MRAHGTKALVASLALVALGAAACGSGDSGSDSDKGGKGGGTKGTGAFASCSSTPNSCNSGKAKAGGTFTYTIEKEVTGWNVNSSNTNTFDIVEVIGGISPGVFTANPDFKPALNKDLMVSATQAVSGGVQTLTYKINPKAVWNDGVPVNADDFQYYWKTSNTKDCTKCAPASTGGYDLIDTITPQDNGKTVVVKMQKPYADWQSMFGNLYPAHLAAKHGDIKTAAGLASSFEWFDKTVPTWSAGPYVISAAKPDTSVTEVPNPKWYGTEKPSLSKLIFRIITDQNQEVPALENNEVQAIYPQPNADIVKQTGDIQDAQYFLGKGLNWEHLDFNTVNPVLKDVKLRTAIFTAISQKDIITRTIGQFVPGASPMGNHMFVPGQVGYKDNTTSTKQGSGDVDAAKKILQDAGYTGVGSTLKNKSGQAVNIRCTFTTGNTLRQQTCQIVQTQLKKLGVKVTLDPTDDLGGTLDKGDFDLILFAWVSTPYVASGAQQIWTIKGGADYGKNNDPAMEAKITQASQATSTATRNQLLDQADVMLTKDAYVLPLFQKPTFLATKSTIVNVRDNATSVGPPYNVQQWGVKS; translated from the coding sequence GTGAGAGCCCACGGAACAAAGGCGCTCGTCGCCTCTCTCGCCTTGGTGGCGCTCGGCGCGGCCGCGTGCGGCAGCGGCGACAGCGGTAGCGACAGCGACAAGGGCGGCAAGGGCGGCGGCACCAAGGGCACCGGCGCCTTCGCGTCGTGCTCCAGCACGCCGAACAGCTGCAACAGCGGCAAGGCCAAGGCCGGCGGCACCTTCACGTACACCATCGAGAAGGAGGTCACCGGCTGGAACGTCAACAGCTCGAACACGAACACGTTCGACATCGTCGAGGTCATCGGTGGCATCAGCCCCGGCGTGTTCACGGCGAACCCCGACTTCAAGCCGGCGCTGAACAAGGACCTCATGGTGTCGGCGACGCAGGCCGTCTCCGGCGGCGTCCAGACGCTGACCTACAAGATCAACCCCAAGGCCGTCTGGAACGACGGTGTCCCGGTCAACGCCGACGACTTCCAGTACTACTGGAAGACCTCGAACACCAAGGACTGCACCAAGTGCGCCCCCGCGAGCACGGGTGGCTACGACCTCATCGACACGATCACGCCGCAGGACAACGGCAAGACCGTCGTCGTCAAGATGCAGAAGCCGTACGCCGACTGGCAGAGCATGTTCGGCAACCTGTACCCGGCGCACCTCGCGGCCAAGCACGGTGACATCAAGACCGCGGCCGGCCTCGCGTCGTCGTTCGAGTGGTTCGACAAGACCGTGCCCACGTGGTCGGCCGGTCCGTACGTGATCTCCGCGGCCAAGCCCGACACGTCCGTCACCGAGGTGCCGAACCCCAAGTGGTACGGCACCGAGAAGCCGTCGCTGTCGAAGCTGATCTTCCGGATCATCACCGACCAGAACCAGGAGGTCCCCGCCCTCGAGAACAACGAGGTGCAGGCGATCTACCCGCAGCCGAACGCCGACATCGTCAAGCAGACGGGCGACATCCAGGACGCGCAGTACTTCCTGGGCAAGGGCCTGAACTGGGAGCACCTGGACTTCAACACCGTCAACCCGGTGCTCAAGGACGTCAAGCTGCGCACGGCCATCTTCACGGCCATCAGCCAGAAGGACATCATCACCCGCACCATCGGCCAGTTCGTCCCGGGCGCGAGCCCCATGGGCAACCACATGTTCGTCCCCGGCCAGGTGGGCTACAAGGACAACACCACCTCGACCAAGCAGGGCTCCGGTGACGTCGACGCCGCCAAGAAGATCCTGCAGGACGCCGGCTACACCGGCGTCGGCTCGACGCTGAAGAACAAGTCGGGTCAGGCCGTCAACATCCGCTGCACCTTCACGACCGGCAACACGCTGCGCCAGCAGACCTGCCAGATCGTGCAGACGCAGCTCAAGAAGCTCGGCGTGAAGGTCACCTTGGACCCGACCGACGACCTCGGCGGCACGCTGGACAAGGGCGACTTCGACCTCATCCTGTTCGCCTGGGTCAGCACGCCGTACGTGGCCAGTGGTGCCCAGCAGATCTGGACGATCAAGGGCGGCGCCGACTACGGCAAGAACAACGACCCGGCGATGGAGGCCAAGATCACCCAGGCCTCGCAGGCGACCAGCACCGCGACGCGGAACCAGCTGCTCGACCAGGCCGACGTCATGCTGACGAAGGACGCGTACGTGCTCCCGCTGTTCCAGAAGCCGACGTTCCTCGCGACGAAGTCGACCATCGTCAACGTGCGCGACAACGCCACCAGCGTGGGACCGCCGTACAACGTGCAGCAGTGGGGCGTGAAGTCCTGA
- a CDS encoding pyridoxal phosphate-dependent aminotransferase, with protein MSDERLVERMRGFGTTIFAEMSARAVATGSVNLGQGFPDTDGPAELLDAAVEAIRGGHNQYPPGPGVPALRHAIAEHQRRNYGLDHDPDAEVLVTAGATEAIAAAVTALAGPGDEVVLFEPYYDSYAACVALGGATRRTVTVERDGAGWGFDPAALASAVTPRTKAIVLNTPHNPTGTVFGPAELAEIARVAVEHDLVVVSDEVYEHLTFDGRAHVPIATLPGMRKRTITVSSAGKTFGVTGWKIGWVCAPPDLVAAVRTVKQFLTFVNGAPFQPAVAQVLDRAETLAPAAALQAQRDLLCDGLDRLGLDVARPQATYFATVDVGTDAVAWCRELPDRAGVVAIPSSVFYDTDAGDHYVRLAFCKQPHVLDDALARLEKVLG; from the coding sequence GTGAGTGACGAGCGGCTCGTCGAGCGGATGCGCGGGTTCGGGACGACGATCTTCGCCGAGATGTCGGCGCGGGCGGTGGCCACCGGCAGCGTCAACCTCGGGCAGGGCTTCCCCGACACCGACGGCCCGGCCGAACTGCTCGACGCCGCGGTCGAGGCGATCCGCGGCGGCCACAACCAGTACCCGCCTGGCCCCGGCGTGCCGGCGCTCCGGCACGCGATAGCCGAGCACCAGCGCCGCAACTACGGCCTCGACCACGACCCGGACGCCGAGGTGCTCGTGACCGCCGGCGCCACGGAGGCGATCGCCGCGGCCGTGACGGCCCTGGCCGGCCCCGGCGACGAGGTCGTGCTCTTCGAGCCGTACTACGACTCCTACGCCGCCTGCGTCGCCCTCGGCGGCGCGACGCGCCGCACGGTCACCGTCGAGCGCGACGGCGCCGGCTGGGGTTTCGACCCCGCCGCCCTGGCGTCGGCGGTGACCCCCCGGACGAAGGCGATCGTCCTCAACACGCCGCACAACCCGACCGGCACGGTGTTCGGGCCCGCCGAGCTGGCCGAGATCGCGCGGGTGGCCGTCGAGCACGACCTGGTCGTCGTCTCCGACGAGGTGTACGAGCACCTGACGTTCGACGGCCGGGCGCACGTCCCCATCGCCACGCTGCCGGGCATGCGGAAGCGCACCATCACCGTCAGCAGCGCCGGGAAGACCTTCGGCGTCACCGGCTGGAAGATCGGCTGGGTGTGCGCCCCGCCCGACCTCGTCGCGGCGGTGCGCACGGTGAAGCAGTTCCTGACCTTCGTCAACGGTGCGCCCTTCCAGCCCGCGGTGGCGCAGGTGCTCGACCGCGCCGAGACGCTGGCGCCGGCCGCGGCGCTGCAGGCCCAGCGCGACCTGCTCTGCGACGGGCTCGACCGGCTCGGCCTGGACGTCGCCCGCCCGCAGGCGACGTACTTCGCCACCGTCGACGTCGGCACCGACGCCGTCGCCTGGTGTCGCGAGCTGCCCGACCGCGCCGGGGTCGTGGCGATCCCCAGCAGCGTCTTCTACGACACCGACGCCGGGGACCACTACGTCCGCCTGGCGTTCTGCAAGCAGCCGCACGTGCTCGACGACGCGCTGGCGCGACTGGAGAAGGTGCTCGGATGA
- a CDS encoding lysophospholipid acyltransferase family protein — translation MPAHPSAYRVVLGVGGPVLTRWSRLRVSGLDCLPATGPVVLAADHDSYWDPIAIAVAARDVRSIRALSKSTLWRNRVVGSLMTGMGHIPVVRGVSNAEAMARAVAELRAGACIGMFPEGTRSLGCELRARSGVGRLAQEVPDALVVCVAVNGSTDVVRVPRRPAVSVEFFLPRGGQLRPGETAVAFAGRLLAELRERAPREIPGRRRTAATLRARAVDAGSGP, via the coding sequence GTGCCCGCGCATCCGTCCGCCTACCGCGTCGTGCTCGGCGTCGGCGGACCGGTGCTGACCCGGTGGTCCCGGCTGCGGGTGAGCGGCCTGGACTGCCTGCCCGCGACCGGGCCGGTGGTGCTCGCCGCGGACCACGACAGCTACTGGGACCCGATCGCGATCGCCGTCGCCGCCCGCGACGTGCGCTCGATCCGGGCGCTGTCGAAGTCGACGCTGTGGCGCAACCGGGTCGTCGGGTCGCTGATGACCGGGATGGGACACATCCCGGTGGTGCGCGGGGTCAGCAACGCCGAGGCGATGGCGCGGGCGGTCGCGGAGCTGCGCGCCGGCGCCTGCATCGGCATGTTCCCCGAGGGGACGCGCTCACTGGGCTGCGAGCTGCGTGCCCGCAGTGGTGTCGGCCGCCTCGCGCAGGAGGTGCCGGACGCACTCGTCGTGTGTGTCGCCGTCAACGGCAGCACCGACGTGGTGCGGGTGCCCCGCCGGCCGGCGGTCTCGGTGGAGTTCTTCCTGCCGCGCGGCGGCCAGCTGCGTCCCGGCGAGACCGCCGTCGCGTTCGCCGGCCGTCTCCTCGCCGAGCTGCGCGAGCGCGCGCCGCGCGAGATCCCCGGGCGGCGCCGCACCGCCGCGACACTGCGCGCCCGGGCCGTCGACGCCGGGAGCGGGCCGTGA
- the typA gene encoding translational GTPase TypA, which produces MGKRQDLRNVAIVAHVDHGKTTLVDAMLWQQGAFTAHQAETGDVNERVMDSNDLEREKGITILAKNTAVDFTSPAGEKVTINIIDTPGHADFGGEVERGLSMVDGVVLLVDASEGPLPQTRFVLRKALEAKMPVILVINKVDRPDARIAEVVDDTYELFLDLDADESQIDFPIVYASGKAGRASLTRPGDGEMPAEENLLPFFEALVEHIPAPTFDEEAPLQAHVTNLDASPYLGRLALCRVHNGTIKKGQQVAWCRADGSVERVKITELLLTHALERRSAESAGPGDIIAIAGITDITIGETLADLDDPRPLPVITIDEPSISMTIGINTSPLAGESGKKLTARQVKDRLDAELIGNVSIRVLPTERPDTWEVQGRGELALAILVEIMRREGFEITVGKPQVVTRTIDGKVHEPVERMTIDIPSEYQGVVIQLLALRKGRLEQMVDHGTGWIRMEYLVPARGLIGFRTEFLTETRGTGLLHHIHDSYEPWAGDIRTRPSGSLVADRRGATTGFALANLQERGTMFVGPSTDVYEGMIVGENSRADDMDVNPTKEKKLTNMRQSSGDVLVPLIPHRVLSLEQALEFCRDDECVEVTPATVRIRKVALAAQDREKLRSRAKRP; this is translated from the coding sequence ATGGGTAAGCGACAGGACCTGCGCAACGTGGCCATCGTGGCGCACGTCGACCACGGCAAGACCACGCTCGTCGACGCCATGCTCTGGCAGCAGGGCGCGTTCACCGCGCACCAGGCCGAGACCGGCGACGTCAACGAGCGCGTGATGGACTCCAACGACCTGGAGCGCGAGAAGGGCATCACCATCCTCGCGAAGAACACCGCCGTCGACTTCACGTCGCCGGCGGGCGAGAAGGTCACCATCAACATCATCGACACGCCCGGCCACGCCGACTTCGGCGGCGAGGTCGAGCGCGGGCTGTCGATGGTCGACGGCGTCGTGCTGCTCGTCGACGCCTCCGAGGGCCCGCTGCCGCAGACACGATTCGTGCTGCGCAAGGCACTCGAGGCGAAGATGCCGGTCATCCTGGTCATCAACAAGGTCGACCGGCCCGACGCCCGCATCGCGGAGGTCGTCGACGACACCTACGAGCTGTTCCTCGACCTCGACGCCGACGAGTCGCAGATCGACTTCCCGATCGTCTACGCGTCGGGCAAGGCGGGTCGCGCGTCGCTGACCCGTCCGGGCGACGGCGAGATGCCGGCGGAGGAGAACCTGCTGCCGTTCTTCGAGGCGCTGGTCGAGCACATCCCGGCGCCGACGTTCGACGAGGAGGCGCCGCTGCAGGCGCACGTCACCAACCTCGACGCCTCGCCCTACCTCGGCCGGCTGGCGCTGTGCCGCGTCCACAACGGGACGATCAAGAAGGGCCAGCAGGTCGCCTGGTGCCGCGCCGACGGCAGCGTCGAGCGCGTCAAGATCACCGAGCTGCTGCTGACGCACGCGCTCGAGCGGCGCTCGGCGGAGTCCGCCGGCCCCGGTGACATCATCGCGATCGCCGGCATCACCGACATCACCATCGGCGAGACGCTCGCCGACCTCGACGACCCGCGGCCGCTGCCGGTCATCACCATCGACGAGCCGTCGATCTCGATGACGATCGGCATCAACACCTCGCCGCTGGCCGGCGAGTCGGGCAAGAAGCTCACCGCCCGGCAGGTGAAGGACCGCCTCGACGCCGAGCTCATCGGCAACGTGTCGATCCGGGTGCTGCCCACCGAGCGGCCCGACACCTGGGAGGTGCAGGGCCGCGGCGAGCTGGCGCTGGCCATCCTCGTCGAGATCATGCGCCGCGAGGGCTTCGAGATCACCGTCGGCAAGCCGCAGGTGGTCACCCGGACCATCGACGGCAAGGTGCACGAGCCGGTCGAGCGGATGACCATCGACATCCCGTCGGAGTACCAGGGCGTCGTCATCCAGCTGCTCGCGCTGCGCAAGGGCCGACTCGAGCAGATGGTCGACCACGGCACCGGCTGGATCCGCATGGAGTACCTCGTCCCCGCGCGCGGGCTGATCGGCTTCCGCACCGAGTTCCTCACCGAGACCCGCGGCACCGGGCTGCTGCACCACATCCACGACAGCTACGAGCCGTGGGCCGGCGACATCCGCACCCGACCGTCCGGCTCGCTGGTCGCCGACCGGCGCGGCGCCACCACCGGCTTCGCGCTGGCCAACCTGCAGGAGCGCGGGACGATGTTCGTCGGCCCGAGCACCGACGTCTACGAGGGCATGATCGTCGGGGAGAACTCGCGGGCCGACGACATGGACGTCAACCCGACCAAGGAGAAGAAGCTCACCAACATGCGGCAGTCGTCCGGCGACGTGCTGGTGCCGCTGATCCCGCACCGGGTGCTCTCGCTGGAGCAGGCGCTCGAGTTCTGCCGCGACGACGAGTGCGTCGAGGTCACGCCCGCGACCGTCCGCATCCGCAAGGTGGCGCTGGCCGCGCAGGACCGCGAGAAGCTGCGCTCCCGCGCGAAGCGTCCCTGA
- a CDS encoding nitrilase-related carbon-nitrogen hydrolase produces MRVAAVQHDIEWESATQTRDRVRPMIAQAVAGGARLVALPEMFATGFSMRPERIAEDEGGPSERFLCEQAREHDAYLLASIAQRGADGGYRNNAVLARPDGTVHRYAKIHPFSYAGEHEKYTAGTEHLTLDVDGLRVSLFVCYDLRFADEFWALARDTDLYVVVANWPAPRHEHWRLLLRARAVENQAYVLGVNRVGAAKDLGHDGGSALIDPLGRVVVEAGAEPVVVAGDVAAATVAEIRANFPFLADRR; encoded by the coding sequence ATGAGGGTTGCCGCGGTCCAGCACGACATCGAGTGGGAGTCCGCGACGCAGACGCGCGACCGCGTGCGCCCCATGATCGCGCAGGCCGTCGCCGGGGGTGCGCGCCTCGTGGCGCTGCCCGAGATGTTCGCGACGGGGTTCTCGATGCGCCCCGAGCGCATCGCCGAGGACGAGGGCGGCCCGAGCGAGCGGTTCCTGTGCGAGCAGGCCCGCGAGCACGACGCCTACCTGCTCGCCTCGATCGCCCAGCGGGGAGCGGACGGCGGCTACCGCAACAACGCCGTGCTCGCCCGTCCCGACGGCACGGTGCACCGCTACGCCAAGATCCACCCGTTCTCCTACGCCGGCGAGCACGAGAAGTACACCGCCGGGACGGAGCACCTGACGCTCGACGTCGACGGCCTGCGGGTCAGTCTGTTCGTCTGCTACGACCTGCGCTTCGCCGACGAGTTCTGGGCGCTCGCCCGGGACACGGACCTGTACGTCGTCGTCGCCAACTGGCCGGCGCCGCGGCACGAGCACTGGCGGCTGCTGCTGCGCGCCCGCGCGGTCGAGAACCAGGCCTACGTGCTCGGCGTGAACCGGGTGGGCGCCGCGAAGGACCTCGGCCACGACGGCGGGTCGGCGCTGATCGACCCCCTCGGGCGGGTGGTCGTCGAGGCCGGTGCGGAGCCGGTCGTCGTCGCCGGGGACGTCGCCGCGGCCACCGTCGCGGAGATCCGGGCGAACTTCCCATTCCTCGCAGATCGCCGTTGA
- a CDS encoding DEAD/DEAH box helicase — protein sequence MPSSTRRGAAARRPHAADRPATESSGSPQRAPQQRGPQQRRRGQQGRRGSRGPAAAPARSGWDALDIRVAPTENLPTFADLGLPRPLVRALERAGIAAPFPIQAATIPDALAGRDVLGRAATGSGKTLGFGLPLLARLAGQPAAPRRPRGLVLVPTRELAMQVADALTPLASSLGTSVRLVAGGLPIGKQIASLERGVDVLVATPGRLEDLIERRACDLADVEICVLDEADHMADLGFLPVVRRLLDQTAAGGQRLLFSATLDGDVALLVDRYLSDPAAHAVRPAETSVDTMTHHVFRVAHEAKFEVAAEILGREGRTIGFVRTKHGADRMARNLGRIGVAAGVLHGGRTQAQRTKALDAFKDGSVPVLIATDVAARGIHVDDVSLVLHVDPPNDHKDYLHRSGRTARAGESGTVVLLATPEVERDVRGLFTAAGLRPEQRDVAANDPVVADLTGARAPSGVSVLPPKQPRPAKASNQSKQASNRPRRPGRPQQQTGGERRPRRERRPH from the coding sequence TTGCCCAGCTCCACCAGGCGCGGCGCTGCCGCGCGCCGTCCGCACGCCGCCGACCGTCCCGCCACCGAATCGTCCGGCTCGCCGCAGCGGGCCCCGCAGCAGCGCGGCCCGCAGCAGCGGCGGCGCGGCCAGCAGGGTCGGCGCGGCTCGCGCGGCCCGGCGGCCGCCCCCGCCCGGTCGGGCTGGGACGCGCTCGACATCCGCGTCGCGCCCACGGAGAACCTGCCGACCTTCGCCGACCTCGGTCTGCCGCGCCCGCTCGTCCGGGCGCTGGAGCGGGCCGGGATCGCCGCGCCGTTCCCCATCCAGGCCGCCACCATCCCCGACGCCCTCGCCGGCCGGGACGTCCTCGGCCGCGCCGCCACCGGCTCGGGCAAGACGCTCGGCTTCGGGCTGCCCCTGCTCGCCCGGCTCGCCGGCCAGCCTGCGGCGCCGCGCCGCCCGCGCGGCCTGGTGCTCGTCCCGACCCGCGAGCTCGCCATGCAGGTGGCCGACGCGCTCACCCCGCTGGCGTCCTCGCTCGGCACCTCGGTGCGCCTCGTCGCGGGCGGCCTGCCGATCGGCAAGCAGATCGCGTCGCTGGAACGCGGCGTCGACGTCCTCGTCGCCACCCCGGGTCGGCTCGAGGACCTCATCGAACGCCGCGCCTGCGACCTCGCCGACGTCGAGATCTGCGTGCTGGACGAGGCCGACCACATGGCCGACCTCGGCTTCCTGCCCGTCGTGCGACGGCTGCTCGACCAGACCGCGGCCGGCGGCCAGCGGCTGCTGTTCTCGGCCACGCTCGACGGCGACGTCGCGCTGCTCGTCGACAGGTACCTGAGCGACCCGGCGGCCCACGCCGTCCGACCGGCCGAGACCTCCGTCGACACGATGACGCACCACGTGTTCCGGGTGGCCCACGAGGCCAAGTTCGAGGTCGCCGCGGAGATCCTCGGCCGCGAGGGCCGCACGATCGGCTTCGTGCGGACGAAGCACGGCGCCGACCGCATGGCGCGCAACCTCGGCCGCATCGGCGTCGCCGCGGGCGTGCTGCACGGCGGCCGCACCCAGGCGCAGCGGACGAAGGCACTCGACGCGTTCAAGGACGGCTCGGTGCCGGTGCTCATCGCCACCGACGTCGCCGCCCGCGGCATCCACGTCGACGACGTCTCGCTCGTGCTGCACGTCGACCCGCCGAACGACCACAAGGACTACCTGCACCGCTCGGGTCGCACGGCACGCGCCGGCGAGAGCGGCACCGTCGTGCTGCTCGCCACCCCGGAGGTCGAGCGGGACGTCCGCGGGCTCTTCACCGCGGCGGGGCTACGACCCGAGCAGCGCGACGTCGCCGCCAACGACCCGGTCGTCGCCGACCTCACCGGTGCCCGGGCGCCCAGCGGCGTCTCGGTGCTGCCGCCCAAGCAGCCACGTCCGGCCAAGGCGTCGAACCAGTCGAAGCAGGCGTCGAACCGGCCCCGGCGGCCGGGACGTCCGCAGCAGCAGACGGGCGGCGAACGTCGTCCGCGGCGCGAGCGCCGGCCCCACTGA